The proteins below are encoded in one region of Belonocnema kinseyi isolate 2016_QV_RU_SX_M_011 chromosome 3, B_treatae_v1, whole genome shotgun sequence:
- the LOC117170007 gene encoding cuticle protein 38-like, protein MIALVAFLGFLATATAGILPAAPIVTPLARSSQVIARNYNAAYIAPAAAVPVAHPAAYSVPAAYSVPAAYAAPAAYAAPAAYAAPAAYAAPAAYSLPAAYPVPAAYSAYPATYPAPAVAFKTFSTVLDSSSSRIHKKMDSHLMMIFGVLVGCICSCMAGVIPAVPVAPAAIAYSKAVPYDVPPHTSRIDISTKSLAAPIIAAPIVAPAAAPFLSGYPAAAVPAPIFAAPGLIQSTYGNLVAPFAPAYSPAVFG, encoded by the exons atGATTGCCCTCGTA gCATTTCTCGGTTTCTTGGCAACTGCAACTGCAGGTATCCTGCCAGCAGCTCCAATTGTTACACCACTTGCAAGAAGCAGTCAAGTTATTGCTAGGAATTATAATGCTGCCTATATAGCTCCTGCTGCAGCTGTTCCTGTAGCGCATCCTGCGGCTTATTCAGTGCCTGCGGCTTATTCAGTACCTGCGGCTTATGCTGCGCCCGCTGCTTATGCTGCACCTGCGGCTTATGCTGCACCAGCGGCTTATGCAGCGCCTGCCGCTTATTCACTACCTGCGGCCTATCCAGTCCCTGCGGCTTATTCAGCGTATCCTGCGACTTATCCGGCACCTGCAGTTGCTTTT AAAACATTCTCCACAGTCCTCGATTCGTCTTCGTCGAGAATTCACAAGAAAATGGATTCACATTTAATG atgatcTTTGGAGTTTTGGTGGGTTGCATTTGCAGCTGCATGGCCGGCGTAATTCCAGCAGTTCCAGTTGCACCCGCAGCAATAGCATATTCGAAAGCAGTTCCATACGACGTGCCACCTCACACTTCTAGGATTGATATCAGCACAAAATCTCTGGCTGCACCAATAATTGCTGCCCCCATTGTTGCTCCTGCAGCTGCACCTTTCCTAAGTGGTTATCCAGCTGCAGCTGTACCTGCACCAATTTTTGCGGCACCTGGATTAATTCAATCAACTTATGGAAACCTGGTGGCTCCTTTTGCACCTGCTTATAGCCCtgctgtttttggttaa